A window of Halomonas sp. GFAJ-1 contains these coding sequences:
- the znuC gene encoding zinc ABC transporter ATP-binding protein ZnuC (involved in transport of zinc(II) with ZnuA and C) → MKLSTPLLRANQLSVQIGGQQILEDINLALHREEIVTLIGPNGSGKSTLVKTLIGAIKPTAGSVSIDAKRRIGYVPQRLHLDPTLPMTVSRFMNLPHHHQRIDVQQALANAGVETLGKAAMSQLSGGQFQRVLLARALISKPDILILDEATQGLDHRGTADFYKKIEEVRQTYRCAVLMVSHDLHVVMRTADHVLCLNRRICCEGKPERVASSPDYQALFGDQTAQTLAVYQHKEAAHAG, encoded by the coding sequence ATGAAACTTAGCACTCCCCTCTTGCGCGCTAATCAGCTAAGCGTCCAGATAGGTGGTCAGCAAATTCTTGAAGACATCAATTTGGCGCTGCACCGTGAAGAAATCGTGACGCTTATTGGCCCTAATGGGTCTGGCAAATCGACACTGGTGAAAACATTAATCGGCGCTATTAAGCCGACGGCAGGCAGCGTTTCCATCGATGCTAAACGACGTATAGGCTATGTACCTCAACGGCTCCACCTGGATCCGACGTTGCCCATGACTGTGTCTCGTTTTATGAATCTCCCACACCACCATCAACGGATCGATGTGCAGCAAGCATTAGCTAATGCTGGGGTTGAAACACTGGGCAAAGCCGCTATGAGCCAGTTATCTGGAGGGCAATTTCAACGGGTGCTACTGGCCCGAGCACTGATCTCAAAACCCGACATCTTGATACTCGACGAGGCAACGCAAGGCTTGGATCATCGGGGCACTGCTGACTTCTACAAAAAAATTGAAGAAGTGCGCCAGACTTATCGTTGTGCCGTATTGATGGTGAGCCATGACTTGCATGTGGTCATGCGCACCGCTGATCATGTGCTCTGTTTGAACCGCCGCATTTGTTGTGAAGGCAAACCCGAGCGTGTTGCCTCCTCCCCGGACTATCAAGCCTTATTCGGTGACCAGACAGCCCAGACGTTAGCCGTCTACCAACATAAGGAAGCGGCTCATGCTGGATGA
- a CDS encoding zinc transporter has protein sequence MKYGLVLCSLPLLTTVSLAALAEAPRVAVDIPPVHSLVTKVMGDRGTAELFIQPGASPHGYSLRPSEAAVLDEADLVVWVSNDLTPWLSTPITNLADDAKHLELMRVPGINRFEYREGATFDVADHDHDHDHDHDHDHDHDHDHAHDGEDPHGWLDPANARVWLDAIAQQLGELDPDNADYYLANADQSKQELDTLAHDIKQRLADSGDTRFIVFHDAYQYFENAFDVRAAVAISIGDASSPSPARIEALQKLVSQQGIHCVFSEPQFNPQIVNNIFGDTDAYIGVMDPIGAGLTTGAGLYDALLSQMADEIQVCTDAM, from the coding sequence ATGAAATATGGTTTGGTACTTTGCTCGTTGCCACTCTTAACAACTGTTTCCCTGGCCGCTTTAGCGGAGGCTCCAAGAGTGGCGGTGGATATACCCCCCGTGCATTCACTGGTGACTAAAGTAATGGGAGACCGTGGCACCGCTGAACTTTTTATCCAGCCCGGCGCATCACCGCACGGTTACTCGCTGCGGCCTTCAGAAGCCGCCGTGTTGGACGAGGCTGATTTAGTGGTGTGGGTGAGCAATGATTTAACCCCTTGGCTGTCGACGCCGATTACCAACTTAGCGGATGACGCCAAGCACCTAGAATTAATGCGTGTGCCTGGGATTAATCGGTTTGAATATCGTGAAGGTGCCACGTTTGATGTGGCTGACCACGACCACGACCACGACCACGACCACGACCACGACCACGACCACGACCACGACCATGCTCATGATGGTGAAGATCCCCATGGCTGGCTAGACCCTGCTAATGCACGTGTTTGGCTGGATGCCATCGCGCAGCAGCTGGGAGAACTGGACCCTGATAATGCAGATTACTACCTTGCAAATGCAGACCAAAGTAAACAGGAACTCGATACACTTGCACACGATATAAAACAACGCCTAGCGGACAGTGGAGATACGCGTTTCATTGTCTTTCATGACGCTTATCAGTACTTTGAAAATGCCTTTGATGTGAGAGCGGCCGTTGCTATTTCGATCGGCGATGCCTCCTCACCCAGCCCGGCACGCATTGAGGCGCTGCAGAAACTCGTCAGCCAACAGGGCATTCACTGTGTATTCAGTGAACCGCAATTCAATCCGCAAATCGTTAATAATATTTTTGGCGATACCGATGCCTATATTGGCGTAATGGACCCTATAGGCGCTGGTTTGACGACCGGTGCTGGGCTCTACGATGCATTGCTTAGCCAGATGGCGGATGAAATCCAGGTATGCACAGACGCCATGTAA
- a CDS encoding carboxylate--amine ligase yields MSITSEKQLPEAVAAWRDPEMDSVKGTETPKDPNKGYIALLGWSVNAIKAAQKFDRRYVVVAPEWAEDFCTANNIPYISWNFVRLNDRSMEIAERLKAEGVDVAIPLFEETVEWSGAINSVLMDSPRMYGQSILFRDKALMKRRAQLGGIRVGIFEEAHEKEDIVRFMKRVNQTLLKLDGDPDDPIHVKAFDKAGCLGHRMIRTLEEIDNIPDEEYPLLMESHLSGWEFAVEAWIHDGKIQFLNISEYVTLGYSVFVPATAELESWRNAITKQIELLIKTFDIQFGLIHPEYFVTADGEMYFGEVAYRPPGFKAFELIEKAYGFNAYQASMLVFDPKSTKEEVAAFFPKEVVDAKGYAGCFGVYPRRRVVSQLVMPPECVDHPYFESHELVAPTEETVPDRSAFGTHWGLVFFFGDDPIVMRDLLKAQEDLDFYV; encoded by the coding sequence ATGTCGATAACATCAGAAAAGCAATTACCCGAAGCCGTCGCGGCGTGGCGCGACCCTGAAATGGACTCGGTGAAAGGCACCGAAACCCCTAAAGACCCCAACAAAGGCTATATTGCCCTGCTTGGCTGGAGCGTGAATGCGATTAAAGCGGCGCAAAAATTTGACCGCCGCTATGTCGTTGTAGCCCCAGAGTGGGCCGAAGATTTCTGTACCGCTAACAATATTCCCTATATTTCCTGGAATTTTGTGCGACTGAATGATCGTTCCATGGAGATCGCCGAGCGGCTGAAAGCCGAAGGCGTTGACGTTGCCATCCCGCTATTTGAAGAAACCGTGGAATGGTCTGGCGCGATCAACTCTGTCCTTATGGATAGTCCTCGCATGTACGGGCAGTCTATTCTGTTCCGCGATAAGGCGTTGATGAAACGCCGTGCTCAGCTTGGCGGCATCCGCGTTGGGATCTTTGAAGAAGCGCACGAGAAAGAAGATATCGTCCGTTTTATGAAGCGCGTCAACCAGACTCTGCTCAAGCTAGACGGTGATCCAGACGACCCGATTCACGTCAAAGCCTTCGATAAAGCTGGTTGCCTTGGCCACCGAATGATCCGCACGCTGGAAGAAATCGACAACATTCCGGACGAAGAGTATCCGCTGTTGATGGAAAGTCATCTAAGCGGCTGGGAATTTGCCGTTGAAGCCTGGATACACGATGGCAAAATCCAGTTCCTGAACATTTCGGAATACGTAACGCTGGGCTATTCAGTATTCGTACCTGCTACTGCGGAACTCGAAAGCTGGCGTAACGCAATTACCAAGCAGATCGAGCTACTGATCAAAACGTTCGACATTCAGTTTGGCCTGATTCACCCCGAGTACTTCGTGACCGCTGACGGTGAGATGTACTTTGGCGAGGTCGCCTACCGCCCACCCGGTTTCAAAGCCTTCGAACTGATTGAGAAAGCCTATGGTTTCAACGCTTACCAGGCATCCATGCTGGTATTCGACCCGAAAAGTACCAAAGAAGAAGTCGCTGCCTTCTTCCCCAAAGAAGTGGTGGATGCGAAAGGCTACGCCGGTTGCTTTGGTGTGTACCCACGCCGTCGCGTCGTCAGCCAACTGGTAATGCCCCCAGAGTGTGTAGATCACCCCTATTTCGAGTCGCACGAACTGGTCGCACCAACCGAGGAGACGGTGCCTGACCGCTCAGCCTTCGGCACACATTGGGGCTTAGTCTTCTTTTTTGGCGACGATCCCATCGTCATGCGGGATCTGCTCAAAGCCCAAGAGGACTTGGACTTCTACGTTTAG
- a CDS encoding nuclease, translating to MIKVAIFVDIQNVYYTVREAYGKNFDYNMFWAKATANRSVVNAFCYAIDRGDQKQREFQNILRAIGFNVKLKPFIQRSDGSAKGDWDVGIALDAMEYAEQADVIVLVSGDGDFDLLVNKIRTKYGKRVEVYGVPQFTAATLTHEASQFIAIDKTFLLN from the coding sequence ATGATAAAAGTTGCTATATTTGTTGATATTCAAAATGTTTATTACACCGTCCGAGAAGCGTACGGCAAAAACTTTGATTACAACATGTTTTGGGCCAAGGCCACCGCTAATAGAAGCGTTGTAAACGCTTTTTGCTATGCCATTGATAGAGGTGATCAAAAACAGCGGGAGTTTCAAAACATACTCAGAGCGATCGGCTTTAATGTAAAACTGAAGCCTTTTATACAGCGCTCAGACGGTTCCGCCAAAGGGGATTGGGATGTAGGCATTGCGCTAGACGCCATGGAATACGCCGAACAGGCCGATGTTATTGTGCTGGTATCAGGCGACGGTGACTTTGACCTTTTAGTCAACAAAATTCGTACCAAATATGGTAAGAGAGTCGAGGTGTATGGCGTTCCTCAGTTTACCGCTGCCACACTAACGCATGAGGCCAGTCAGTTTATCGCCATAGATAAAACATTTTTATTAAATTAA
- a CDS encoding SAM-dependent methyltransferase yields the protein MTSTNSPAGLQESASSALFPRSVMLAGKDPEATRREIEACFTATFDRYESLFSTLVNEEAYVRKSIPLRHPLIFYIGHTATFFINKLVLAKLLPARIDPNMESIFAVGVDEMSWDDLNDDHYEWPSVSEVMAYRAKVRAAVLTLIRELPLSLPVDWQSPFWPIVMGIEHERIHLETSSVLIRQQLLELVTPQPEWAPIRTTGEPPENSLITVPKGEVTLGKSFDDPFYGWDNEYGHHHSDVEEFKASQFLVSNSEFLEFVEAGGYLTDTFWSEEGLGWRNFAKATHPTFWVWKNEWFLRLMTEEVEMPWDWPVEVNFHEAKAFCNWKSAQTGQSVRMPTEDEWHRLVEAAGVSELASDMPANANLHLDHGASSCPVTRFQHGQWFDVVGNVWQWVETPTYPFPGFDVHPLYDDFTTPTFDNQHNLIKGGSWISCGNETRLSARYAFRRHFFQHAGFRYVVSDAEVKMPSAYYESDARMAEYAEFHYGDEWFGVANFPQALANRALASVAGKQKKRALDLGCASGRSSFELAREFEHVDGVDFSANFIRQGVEMAEQKVLRYTRVEEGELVSYQERTLASLGLEEAASRVSFHQGDACNLKPQFSHYDLVLAANLIDRLYKPAQFLRTIHERINAGGILMIASPYTWLEEYTPKEEWIGGFKRDGENVTTLDGLKALLEPHFQMISEPEKVPFVIRETMHKYQHSLSEVTLWERRS from the coding sequence ATGACTTCCACTAATTCCCCCGCTGGGCTACAGGAATCGGCATCGTCTGCTCTCTTCCCCCGCTCTGTGATGCTTGCGGGTAAAGACCCTGAAGCCACACGCCGAGAGATTGAAGCCTGTTTTACCGCGACGTTTGACCGCTACGAGTCGCTTTTTAGCACGCTGGTGAATGAGGAGGCGTACGTTCGTAAGTCCATCCCGCTTAGGCACCCGCTAATTTTCTATATTGGGCATACCGCGACGTTTTTCATCAACAAGCTGGTGCTGGCGAAACTTCTGCCGGCGCGCATCGACCCGAATATGGAGTCTATTTTCGCGGTTGGCGTCGATGAGATGAGCTGGGACGACCTGAATGATGATCACTATGAGTGGCCGTCGGTCAGTGAGGTGATGGCGTATCGCGCCAAGGTTCGTGCGGCGGTACTCACCTTGATCCGCGAGTTACCGCTGTCGCTACCCGTCGATTGGCAAAGCCCGTTCTGGCCCATCGTCATGGGTATTGAGCACGAGCGGATTCATTTGGAAACTTCGTCGGTGTTGATTCGCCAGCAGCTGCTTGAGCTAGTGACACCGCAACCTGAGTGGGCACCTATCCGTACGACCGGTGAGCCGCCGGAAAATAGCCTAATCACGGTACCGAAAGGGGAGGTGACGTTAGGTAAATCCTTCGATGATCCTTTCTACGGCTGGGACAACGAGTACGGCCATCACCACAGCGACGTTGAAGAGTTCAAGGCGAGCCAGTTTCTGGTCAGCAACAGTGAGTTTCTTGAGTTTGTTGAGGCCGGTGGCTACCTCACCGACACGTTCTGGTCGGAAGAGGGGTTGGGCTGGCGAAACTTTGCCAAGGCAACGCATCCGACGTTTTGGGTGTGGAAAAACGAGTGGTTTTTGCGCTTGATGACCGAAGAGGTCGAAATGCCTTGGGACTGGCCGGTGGAGGTCAACTTCCACGAGGCCAAAGCGTTCTGTAACTGGAAAAGCGCGCAGACCGGCCAGTCGGTACGTATGCCAACAGAAGATGAATGGCATCGCCTGGTGGAGGCGGCGGGTGTTTCTGAGCTTGCAAGCGATATGCCTGCCAACGCCAACCTGCATTTAGATCACGGCGCGTCTTCATGCCCAGTGACCCGCTTCCAGCACGGCCAATGGTTTGATGTGGTGGGCAACGTTTGGCAGTGGGTGGAAACGCCCACCTATCCGTTCCCAGGCTTTGACGTGCATCCGCTGTACGATGATTTCACCACGCCGACGTTCGATAACCAGCATAACCTGATCAAGGGCGGCTCCTGGATCTCCTGTGGTAACGAAACGCGGCTCAGCGCCCGCTATGCGTTTCGCCGTCACTTCTTCCAGCATGCGGGCTTCCGCTATGTGGTGTCGGATGCTGAAGTCAAAATGCCCAGCGCCTATTACGAAAGCGATGCCCGCATGGCTGAGTACGCGGAATTCCATTACGGCGATGAGTGGTTTGGCGTTGCCAACTTCCCGCAGGCATTAGCCAACCGGGCACTGGCGAGCGTAGCGGGCAAGCAGAAAAAGCGTGCCCTGGATCTGGGCTGTGCCAGCGGGCGTTCCAGCTTTGAGCTGGCCCGTGAGTTTGAGCATGTTGACGGGGTGGATTTTTCGGCCAACTTTATTCGCCAAGGCGTGGAAATGGCTGAGCAGAAAGTGCTGCGCTATACCCGGGTTGAAGAGGGCGAGCTGGTTAGCTATCAGGAGCGCACCTTGGCGAGCCTGGGGCTGGAAGAGGCGGCGAGCCGGGTTAGCTTCCACCAGGGCGATGCCTGCAACCTCAAACCGCAGTTTAGCCATTACGACTTAGTGCTGGCGGCCAACCTGATCGACCGGCTTTATAAGCCGGCGCAGTTTTTGCGAACCATTCACGAGCGCATCAACGCGGGCGGTATTTTGATGATCGCCTCGCCCTATACCTGGCTGGAAGAGTACACGCCGAAGGAGGAGTGGATTGGTGGCTTCAAGCGAGACGGGGAGAATGTCACTACCCTGGATGGCTTAAAGGCGCTGTTGGAACCTCACTTCCAGATGATCAGCGAGCCTGAAAAGGTGCCCTTTGTGATCCGCGAGACCATGCATAAATATCAGCACAGCCTCTCGGAAGTCACCTTGTGGGAGCGGCGCTCCTAA
- a CDS encoding glucose-inhibited division protein B — protein MRSRQKYIGFAAIALLIAALVSGCRGQEPVEVPLTILVNNPAAFDDKHIVTQGVVRHFDDPLHYWIEDEDLNRVEVFPHEQIAPHLGGAVTVEGQFHFSPKEGRRLILTRVDVDDCLTC, from the coding sequence ATGAGGTCACGCCAAAAATACATAGGCTTTGCGGCAATCGCGCTGCTAATAGCAGCGCTTGTGAGCGGGTGCCGCGGGCAAGAGCCCGTGGAAGTGCCACTGACTATCCTGGTGAATAACCCTGCTGCCTTCGACGACAAACACATCGTTACCCAGGGCGTAGTGCGGCACTTTGATGATCCCCTTCATTACTGGATTGAGGACGAAGACCTTAATCGCGTTGAGGTCTTTCCACATGAGCAAATAGCGCCGCATTTAGGTGGCGCTGTGACGGTAGAAGGCCAGTTTCACTTCTCACCAAAGGAAGGGCGGCGGCTAATCCTTACGCGAGTAGACGTTGATGACTGCCTCACGTGCTAA
- a CDS encoding transporter: MILGLTLLYVGAVLFINGIWLLGKISNHEVSIINVLVGLLSFIIATHLIFKDPSNTIEVSAGAFTLLFSITYLWVGANQWLKSDGRGLGWFCLFVSITAAVIGVHSISSFATSFKLWNTVNWFAWSLLWLSFFYLLALAKPIQRPVATYTIFCAIFTGWIPGVMILLGVIST; the protein is encoded by the coding sequence ATGATCCTGGGTCTTACATTGCTATATGTGGGCGCTGTTTTGTTTATAAATGGTATCTGGCTCCTGGGAAAAATCAGTAACCACGAAGTATCCATCATCAACGTACTGGTTGGGTTGCTCAGCTTTATTATCGCCACGCACTTAATCTTCAAAGACCCCAGCAACACGATTGAGGTTAGCGCAGGGGCTTTTACGCTCTTATTTTCAATCACGTATCTGTGGGTAGGTGCCAACCAGTGGCTAAAATCTGACGGCAGAGGGCTAGGCTGGTTCTGCCTTTTTGTCAGCATTACCGCCGCAGTGATTGGCGTGCACTCCATCTCCAGCTTCGCAACCAGTTTCAAACTGTGGAATACGGTGAACTGGTTTGCATGGTCGCTTTTATGGCTCAGCTTCTTTTATCTGCTGGCACTGGCGAAGCCCATTCAACGTCCTGTCGCGACCTATACCATCTTTTGCGCCATCTTTACTGGCTGGATTCCAGGCGTAATGATTTTACTCGGGGTTATTAGCACGTGA
- a CDS encoding chemotaxis protein codes for MRLLDNMTLRMSWTLVLLSFLLMLLVLSGTGLYAVNHSQQSLEQLTNVNVNQQSSLNRTNSTLQSARLGMARLYEELVEPQTALGAEERQQRAAELRSSLNTAQEVFSNFLKLPANPAHETVIAPIAVSFDALLEEHLLRQVTALQQGDATAYREQRDAAYQAYSAFYQDAIGFFHRVEEEGNERLANFDSVISLSTMTIITVFIIALMVTVVVYWGVGANLIRPMHRITDHFQSMAEGDLSRDVETRGRNEIGVLFAALRHMQQSLLGTVTTVRESSSEVFTSAQEIAKSNQDLAARTERQSASLTETASSIEEMTSTMERNSENTTQARQVARDAAHSAEQGGSVVNEVISHMHNIRESSQKITDIIKLIDSIAFQTNILALNASVEAARAGEHGRGFAVVASEVRQLATRSASASTDIRKLIETSVDMVEAGTQQADKAGETMAKIMASVTQVTTLMDEISVATEEQRAGIREVNVAANDMDQTNQQNAAMVEQASSAAIELQHEAERLTSIVARFKLNEELPLLTSHASHAH; via the coding sequence ATGCGTTTACTAGATAATATGACGTTAAGAATGAGCTGGACGCTGGTGCTACTCTCTTTCTTGCTTATGCTGCTTGTGCTTAGCGGCACAGGGCTTTATGCCGTCAACCACAGCCAACAAAGCCTTGAGCAGCTCACTAATGTCAATGTTAACCAGCAGTCTAGCCTCAACCGAACTAACTCTACGCTACAAAGCGCACGCCTGGGCATGGCACGCCTCTATGAAGAGTTAGTTGAGCCGCAAACAGCACTGGGCGCTGAAGAGAGGCAACAGCGCGCTGCTGAGCTGCGTAGCTCGCTCAATACGGCCCAAGAAGTGTTTTCAAACTTCCTTAAGCTCCCCGCCAACCCTGCCCACGAGACGGTCATTGCGCCTATCGCCGTAAGCTTCGATGCGCTGCTGGAAGAGCACCTTTTACGGCAAGTCACTGCACTGCAGCAAGGCGATGCGACGGCTTACCGCGAACAGCGTGATGCCGCTTACCAGGCTTATAGCGCTTTCTATCAAGATGCCATCGGCTTTTTTCATCGGGTAGAAGAAGAAGGTAACGAACGGCTGGCGAATTTTGACTCGGTTATCAGTCTTTCCACTATGACTATCATCACCGTCTTCATCATCGCGCTGATGGTTACCGTGGTGGTTTACTGGGGTGTAGGCGCTAATCTGATACGACCGATGCACCGTATTACCGACCATTTTCAAAGCATGGCGGAAGGCGACCTTTCCAGAGACGTGGAAACGCGCGGTCGTAATGAGATCGGCGTTCTTTTCGCTGCTCTACGTCACATGCAGCAAAGCTTGCTCGGTACCGTGACGACCGTTCGGGAAAGCAGTAGCGAAGTCTTTACCAGTGCCCAGGAAATCGCCAAAAGTAACCAAGACCTTGCCGCACGCACTGAACGGCAGTCTGCGTCGTTAACCGAAACCGCTTCCAGCATCGAAGAGATGACCTCGACGATGGAGCGCAATAGCGAAAACACCACCCAAGCACGACAAGTGGCTCGTGATGCCGCCCATAGCGCAGAACAAGGCGGCAGCGTGGTCAATGAGGTCATCAGCCACATGCACAACATCCGCGAAAGCTCGCAGAAAATCACCGACATCATCAAGCTGATTGACTCGATTGCTTTCCAGACCAATATTCTGGCGCTCAATGCGTCCGTTGAGGCGGCTCGCGCCGGGGAGCATGGTCGCGGTTTTGCCGTCGTCGCCAGCGAAGTACGTCAGCTAGCGACCCGCAGTGCGAGCGCCTCAACGGATATTCGTAAACTGATTGAAACATCGGTGGATATGGTAGAAGCCGGCACGCAACAAGCGGATAAAGCAGGCGAAACCATGGCCAAAATTATGGCTTCCGTCACTCAAGTCACCACGTTAATGGATGAGATATCGGTCGCCACCGAAGAGCAACGCGCGGGAATTAGAGAAGTTAATGTCGCCGCTAACGATATGGATCAAACCAATCAGCAAAATGCAGCGATGGTCGAACAAGCCAGTTCGGCCGCCATTGAGCTTCAGCACGAAGCTGAGCGCCTAACGTCTATTGTCGCTCGGTTTAAGCTCAATGAAGAGTTACCGCTGCTAACATCGCACGCTAGCCACGCCCACTAA
- a CDS encoding uracil permease: protein MNEASSSSGQQHQPPKRNTSLFDFYGKPPFLKALPLSLQHLLAMVAGVITPPIIVAGVVGASIDERLLLIQIAVLASGVCTVFHLFGVWKFGARLPAIFGVGFAYVPTLVAVGAQYGIEGILGAQLIGGMTMVVVGYFIQYIRHLFPPVVAGTVVLVIGLSLYDIAIRYMAGSGNVNAPNFGDLSNWFVAIVTLLTVLIAAQFGKGVVKLSAIIVGIVVGYLLSLSMGMVSFENVRNASWGAVPKVMPFEIEFHTAAIASMVVICIINSVQTIGDLSATSVAGMNRELKTKELTGGLLGNGLTTTVSAFFGALPTSTFSQNVGIVAMTKVISRYVLALTGIFMIVAGLSPKFGAIITTIPFPVLGGATITVFGMITMTGIQLLVKDEMSARNMTIVGLSLALSLGISAVPAAIEQFPEVVRDLIGGAPIVVAAITAFTLNIVLPKKSLSDEAKEREAIAKADAEAEAEAAKAESTKLSQKLSPNNSSAD from the coding sequence ATGAATGAAGCCTCATCCTCTTCCGGACAGCAGCATCAACCGCCCAAGCGCAACACCTCGCTCTTTGATTTCTATGGAAAACCGCCATTTCTGAAGGCCCTTCCCCTATCGCTTCAGCATCTTCTGGCGATGGTTGCCGGTGTAATCACGCCTCCTATCATTGTTGCGGGTGTCGTGGGTGCAAGCATAGATGAACGGCTGCTACTTATTCAGATTGCCGTACTGGCTTCTGGGGTCTGTACCGTTTTTCACCTTTTCGGTGTGTGGAAATTTGGTGCCCGCTTGCCAGCAATTTTCGGCGTGGGGTTTGCCTACGTACCAACGTTAGTCGCCGTAGGCGCTCAGTACGGTATTGAAGGGATTCTTGGCGCGCAGCTGATTGGCGGCATGACCATGGTCGTAGTGGGTTATTTCATCCAGTACATTCGCCACCTCTTTCCGCCCGTTGTTGCTGGAACCGTGGTATTAGTTATCGGCCTTTCGCTTTACGATATTGCCATCCGCTACATGGCGGGCAGCGGTAACGTGAACGCTCCCAATTTTGGCGACCTTTCCAACTGGTTCGTAGCGATAGTCACGTTACTTACCGTATTGATTGCTGCTCAGTTCGGTAAAGGCGTGGTGAAGCTTTCTGCCATCATCGTGGGTATCGTGGTGGGCTATTTACTCTCGCTCTCTATGGGCATGGTCAGCTTTGAGAATGTTAGGAACGCTTCCTGGGGCGCGGTACCCAAAGTGATGCCTTTCGAGATAGAGTTTCACACCGCTGCTATCGCCTCCATGGTTGTCATCTGCATCATTAACTCCGTCCAAACCATCGGCGACCTGTCAGCAACGTCTGTCGCGGGCATGAACCGCGAGCTTAAAACCAAAGAGTTAACCGGCGGCTTATTGGGTAATGGTCTAACCACCACCGTCAGCGCTTTCTTTGGCGCGTTACCCACCTCTACGTTTAGCCAAAACGTGGGTATTGTTGCGATGACCAAGGTGATTAGCCGTTACGTTTTGGCACTCACCGGCATCTTCATGATTGTGGCCGGCCTTAGCCCGAAGTTTGGCGCTATCATCACCACCATTCCCTTCCCTGTGCTGGGTGGTGCAACGATTACCGTCTTCGGCATGATCACCATGACCGGCATTCAGCTACTGGTCAAAGATGAAATGTCCGCGCGCAACATGACCATCGTGGGCCTCTCTCTGGCACTAAGCCTAGGGATCTCTGCTGTTCCCGCCGCTATTGAGCAGTTCCCGGAAGTAGTAAGAGACCTGATTGGCGGCGCCCCTATTGTGGTAGCAGCCATCACGGCCTTCACACTCAATATCGTACTGCCCAAGAAGTCTCTTTCAGACGAAGCCAAGGAGCGAGAAGCCATTGCCAAAGCGGATGCAGAAGCAGAAGCAGAAGCGGCTAAAGCGGAAAGCACCAAACTGAGCCAAAAGCTCTCCCCAAATAACAGCAGCGCCGATTAA
- a CDS encoding hydroxyisourate hydrolase yields MGRLTTHVLDTAQGQPGEGIKIEVYRLGGGLRQLLKTVETNDDGRCDSPILEGSELVTGEYELVFHAGDYLKRQGIELQAPSFLDVIPLRFGVNDPSQHYHVPLLLSPYAYSTYRGS; encoded by the coding sequence ATGGGACGCCTTACGACACACGTACTAGATACCGCTCAGGGACAGCCTGGAGAAGGTATCAAAATCGAGGTTTACCGTTTAGGAGGCGGGCTTCGCCAGCTTCTTAAGACCGTTGAGACGAATGATGATGGCCGTTGTGATTCGCCGATACTGGAAGGCAGTGAGCTGGTTACAGGTGAGTATGAGCTGGTGTTTCATGCTGGCGACTATTTAAAGCGTCAGGGAATAGAGCTGCAAGCACCCAGCTTTCTCGACGTTATCCCGCTGCGTTTCGGGGTGAACGACCCGTCGCAGCACTATCATGTGCCGCTACTGCTTTCACCCTATGCTTACTCGACTTACCGCGGCAGCTGA
- a CDS encoding GntR family transcriptional regulator translates to MKKPNSKRLGKNGDGAERHEVIYQAISDAIIKQQLHPGARLREDALTEVFNVSRTGIRKILQRLAMEQLVTITPRRGASVTRPTAAEARDVFAARKMVECGLMPETALHITPQDVLELRDMAKREHKALRAGEQSTAIKLSAAFHERLAQLSGNATLAAFVSQLCSRSSLILAVYGSKGHLGCESHDHDDLIDYLAAGEGEKAKAFMLHHLNEIESSLSFLEEEAFAPDLHQIFGITS, encoded by the coding sequence ATAAAGAAGCCGAATTCCAAACGCTTAGGTAAAAACGGAGATGGCGCCGAGCGCCACGAGGTTATCTATCAGGCGATTAGCGATGCGATTATCAAGCAGCAGCTCCACCCGGGCGCCAGGTTGCGCGAAGACGCTTTAACGGAAGTGTTTAATGTCAGCCGAACGGGGATACGCAAAATTTTGCAGCGTTTGGCGATGGAGCAGCTGGTGACGATTACTCCGAGACGCGGGGCTAGCGTGACGCGGCCCACGGCCGCAGAAGCGCGCGATGTATTTGCAGCCCGCAAGATGGTGGAGTGCGGTTTGATGCCTGAGACAGCGCTGCATATTACGCCACAAGATGTACTTGAACTGCGCGACATGGCCAAGCGAGAGCATAAAGCACTGAGAGCCGGTGAGCAGAGTACCGCGATCAAACTGTCAGCCGCCTTTCATGAGCGCTTGGCGCAACTGTCGGGTAATGCCACCTTGGCCGCCTTCGTTAGCCAGCTCTGTTCGCGCTCCTCCTTAATTCTTGCGGTGTACGGAAGTAAAGGGCACCTGGGCTGTGAATCGCATGACCATGATGACCTGATTGACTATTTAGCCGCAGGCGAGGGTGAAAAAGCCAAAGCGTTTATGCTGCATCATTTGAATGAAATCGAGTCATCGCTCTCTTTTCTAGAGGAGGAGGCGTTTGCCCCCGACCTACACCAAATATTTGGCATAACGTCTTAA